One genomic window of Methanomicrobia archaeon includes the following:
- a CDS encoding methyltransferase domain-containing protein, with the protein MKSVEIFEKYAQEYDEWFDANRFAYESEVRALKIFIPQDSNGLEVGVGTGRFAVPLGINVGVEPAKAMADRARERGIEVYEAKAERLPFADSSFDFVLIVVTLCFVQDPLRALREAKRVLKPGGYIILGLIDKESFLGKLYESKKKESKFYRHATFYSLKQVLDWLKRLELEDVKTGQTIFKLPQEMTAIESVKAGYGEGGFVVIVAQKGI; encoded by the coding sequence ATGAAGAGCGTTGAAATCTTTGAAAAGTATGCTCAAGAATACGATGAATGGTTTGATGCAAATAGATTCGCTTATGAGTCGGAGGTTCGAGCTTTAAAGATTTTCATTCCACAAGATAGTAACGGTTTAGAGGTTGGCGTAGGTACGGGTAGATTTGCAGTTCCGCTCGGCATCAACGTTGGAGTAGAGCCTGCAAAAGCAATGGCAGATAGAGCACGGGAACGAGGGATAGAGGTCTATGAAGCAAAGGCGGAAAGACTTCCGTTTGCTGATTCTTCTTTTGATTTTGTTTTGATTGTTGTAACCTTATGCTTTGTGCAAGACCCTCTACGAGCTCTCAGGGAAGCAAAACGAGTTCTTAAGCCTGGGGGATATATCATTCTAGGTTTGATTGACAAGGAGAGTTTTCTTGGCAAACTGTATGAATCAAAGAAGAAAGAGAGTAAATTCTACAGGCACGCCACCTTTTATTCTCTCAAACAAGTTTTAGATTGGTTGAAAAGATTGGAGCTTGAAGACGTCAAAACCGGTCAGACAATCTTCAAACTACCACAAGAAATGACTGCTATTGAATCTGTTAAAGCGGGTTATGGAGAAGGAGGTTTTGTTGTCATTGTCGCACAGAAGGGGATATAA
- a CDS encoding MBL fold metallo-hydrolase → MKITIVYDNEVAKEGFKADWGFSCLVEVYGKKILFDTGADGSILFHNMEKLNIDPTTIEVIIISHAHLDHTGGLSDFLKINPVRVYIPGSSPKPRGAREVIAVKEPIKIYENVFSTGELRTPRALAEQSLVVKMEKGIVVIVGCSHPGVGSILDAASQFGNPYAIIGGLHGFRDFGLLQNLKLICPTHCTQFKSEIKSRYPEKYVRGGAGKMIEL, encoded by the coding sequence ATGAAGATTACCATTGTTTATGATAACGAAGTAGCAAAAGAAGGGTTTAAAGCCGACTGGGGTTTTTCTTGTCTCGTTGAGGTATATGGTAAGAAAATACTTTTTGATACAGGCGCAGATGGTTCTATACTTTTCCATAATATGGAAAAGCTCAATATAGACCCCACTACGATTGAGGTGATTATCATCTCTCACGCTCATTTGGATCATACTGGTGGGCTTTCAGATTTTCTTAAAATAAATCCGGTCAGAGTTTATATTCCGGGCTCATCTCCCAAACCGCGTGGTGCAAGAGAAGTGATTGCGGTAAAAGAGCCGATTAAAATCTACGAAAATGTTTTCTCTACAGGTGAACTTAGGACCCCACGTGCCTTAGCAGAGCAGTCTCTTGTGGTCAAAATGGAAAAAGGAATTGTCGTGATCGTAGGATGTTCTCATCCGGGAGTTGGGAGTATTCTGGATGCGGCGTCACAATTTGGAAACCCTTATGCGATTATTGGGGGTTTGCATGGATTCAGAGATTTTGGTTTGCTTCAGAATTTAAAACTTATCTGTCCGACTCACTGTACTCAATTTAAGTCAGAGATAAAGTCACGCTATCCAGAGAAATATGTTAGAGGTGGAGCAGGTAAAATGATAGAACTATGA